From Triticum urartu cultivar G1812 chromosome 2, Tu2.1, whole genome shotgun sequence, a single genomic window includes:
- the LOC125535458 gene encoding E3 ubiquitin-protein ligase RNF144A-like, with protein sequence MPSAGAVPFTALLLLAVFSAEEQPFKGLVPESRSGALAGNNVTAAAGAAAMCYRRGGADEEANPGKTVLDVSPLAVCPSPADEKGLSGRAKAWCCWGLAVAMTMVVFVVWPETFIVSPIDPMLTGVDASVVDGDGDGHRELFDCAICMETVPGTLKFSVGSCGHAFCSGCVAQYVAAKLGENVARVKCPDPGCKEGAVEPESCMGIISSDLLDKWGFLLCESLLGAKRVYCPYKECSAPLLADGEAGAAAIVEAECPHCHRLFCARCVAPWHAGVGCREFQELGQDERGREDLLLRRLAGRQRWQRCPKCRMYVEKSEGCNYIKCRCGSSFCYRCASKVSALTHYCNKCKR encoded by the exons ATGCCGTCCGCCGGGGCCGTCCCCTTCACGGCCCTTCTTCTCCTCGCCGTCTTCTCCGCCGAGGAGCAGCCGTTCAAAGGCCTCGTGCCCGAGAGCCGGAGCGGGGCCTTGGCCGGCAACAACGTCACCGCTGCGGCCGGCGCGGCGGCCATGTGCTACCGAAGGGGCGGCGCCGACGAAGAGGCCAACCCGGGCAAGACGGTCCTCGACGTGTCCCCGCTCGCCGTGTGCCCTTCTCCTGCAGATGAGAAGGGTCTGAGCGGGCGAGCAAAGGCATGGTGCTGCTGGGGCCTCGCCGTGGCGATGACGATGGTCGTGTTCGTTGTGTG GCCAGAGACGTTCATCGTATCGCCCATCGACCCCATGTTGACCGGTGTTGACGCGTCGGTGgtcgacggcgacggcgacggccaCCGCGAGCTCTTCGACTGCGCCATCTGCATGGAGACGGTGCCTGGCACCCTCAAGTTCAGCGTGGGCTCGTGCGGCCACGCCTTCTGCTCGGGCTGCGTCGCCCAGTACGTCGCGGCTAAGCTGGGCGAGAACGTCGCCCGCGTCAAATGCCCCGACCCCGGCTGCAAGGAGGGCGCCGTCGAGCCGGAGAGCTGCATGGGCATCATCTCCTCGGACCTGCTCGACAAGTGGGGCTTCCTACTGTGCGAGTCTTTGCTCGGCGCCAAAAGGGTGTACTGCCCGTACAAGGAATGCTCGGCGCCTCTTCTCGCCGATGGTGAGGCCGGTGCGGCAGCGATCGTGGAGGCCGAGTGCCCGCATTGCCACAGGCTGTTCTGCGCCCGGTGCGTCGCTCCGTGGCACGCCGGGGTCGGGTGCAGGGAGTTTCAGGAGCTCGGGCAGGACGAGCGCGGCCGGGAGGACCTCCTGCTGAGGAGGCTCGCCGGACGGCAGAGGTGGCAGCGGTGCCCCAAGTGCAGGATGTACGTGGAGAAATCGGAAGGATGCAACTACATCAAATGCAG GTGTGGAAGCAGCTTCTGCTACAGATGTGCATCCAAGGTGTCCGCGCTAACCCATTACTGCAACAAGTGCAAGCGGTAG
- the LOC125541290 gene encoding protein PELPK2-like, with protein MASRNTALVFLLALLLSCVAMSSAARRLQEQETAPPTEEAPSAPHLTVPGLPDYKLPPMPKFELPPFPEMHLPPFPGTQWKPATRTPTLTGFFFPQPEPEANP; from the coding sequence ATGGCCTCGAGGAACACCGCACTCGTGTTCCTCCTCGCGCTGCTCCTGTCGTGCGTCGCTATGAGCAGCGCGGCGAGGAGGCTGCAGGAGCAGGAGACGGCTCCGCCCACGGAAGAAGCGCCGTCCGCGCCACACCTGACCGTGCCGGGGCTGCCAGATTACAAGCTGCCGCCGATGCCCAAGTTCGAGCTCCCGCCGTTCCCAGAGATGCACCTGCCGCCGTTCCCGGGGACGCAGTGGAAGCCGGCGACGCGCACGCCCACCCTTACCGGGTTCTTCTTCCCGCAGCCGGAGCCGGAGGCCAATCCATGA